A single window of Rhizobium sp. SL42 DNA harbors:
- a CDS encoding lysine-2,3-aminomutase-like protein, with protein MIETSLRSVEDLKAAGLVAADATDALEEVAARYAIALTPTVTGLIDPNDPNDPIAAQYVPQPAELVETEGERADPIGDYAHSPVEGIVHRYPDRVLLKLVHVCPVYCRFCFRREMVGPQGDGSMSPEQLAVALDYIRSHSEIWEVILTGGDPLILSPRRLRDVMRMLSTIEHVKMVRIHTRVPAVDPARITPELIDALNASGKTVYVALHSNHPRELTSEVRAACARLIDAGLAMVSQSVLLKGINNNADILAALMRAFVETRIKPYYLHHPDMAPGTGHFRLPISEGQAIMRELRSKVSGLCIPHYILDLPGGFGKVAAGENALHETAPDRYTILDRHGNEQEYREI; from the coding sequence TTGATTGAAACATCGCTGCGCAGTGTCGAAGACCTGAAAGCGGCGGGCCTTGTTGCCGCCGACGCGACGGATGCGCTTGAAGAAGTTGCTGCACGCTATGCCATCGCGCTGACGCCGACCGTCACCGGTTTGATTGACCCGAATGATCCCAACGACCCGATCGCCGCACAATATGTTCCGCAACCCGCCGAGCTCGTCGAGACCGAAGGCGAGCGCGCCGATCCGATCGGCGACTATGCGCATTCCCCGGTCGAAGGCATCGTGCACCGCTATCCGGACCGGGTACTGCTCAAACTGGTGCATGTCTGTCCGGTCTATTGCCGTTTCTGCTTCCGCCGCGAAATGGTCGGGCCGCAAGGGGATGGAAGTATGTCGCCGGAGCAACTCGCTGTTGCGCTCGACTACATCCGGTCCCATTCCGAAATCTGGGAAGTGATATTGACCGGCGGTGATCCGCTGATCCTCTCGCCGCGTCGATTGCGCGACGTCATGCGCATGCTTTCGACGATCGAACACGTCAAGATGGTCCGCATCCACACCCGGGTCCCTGCCGTGGATCCGGCACGCATCACCCCCGAACTCATCGACGCCCTGAACGCCAGCGGGAAGACGGTTTATGTCGCGCTGCACTCCAATCATCCCCGCGAACTGACCTCGGAAGTCCGCGCAGCTTGCGCCCGATTGATCGATGCGGGTCTTGCCATGGTCAGCCAGAGCGTGCTGCTCAAGGGCATCAACAACAACGCCGACATCCTTGCGGCCCTGATGCGCGCCTTTGTCGAAACCCGCATCAAGCCCTATTACCTCCATCATCCCGACATGGCGCCGGGCACGGGCCATTTCCGCCTGCCCATTTCCGAAGGCCAGGCCATCATGCGCGAGCTGCGATCCAAGGTGTCAGGCCTTTGCATACCGCACTACATCCTCGATCTACCCGGAGGCTTCGGCAAGGTTGCCGCAGGCGAAAACGCCCTGCACGAAACTGCGCCAGATCGATACACAATTTTGGACCGGCACGGGAACGAACAAGAATATCGCGAAATATAG
- a CDS encoding glycoside hydrolase family 2 protein, whose translation MAAGTIYLGADIRPLEMGWTLLVTEAGRYANPAEVHRPAARIPAPVPGTVAGALADAGLFDPEHPHPLHDKDAWYFRSLEGERAGPALLRFEGLATIAEVYLNGQLRLSSESMFEANDLAIEITGRDDLAICFRALTPHLEKRGPRARWRPQMMDHQGLRLTRTTVLGHMPGWCPEIHPVGPFRPISLIRAGQNRISDLRIDADRDDEGNGLLTANFRLEGHADNVAIECCAQRLELTLSADGGVTAELRIPNVEAWWPRTHGHPALHDLRLIIDGSPHSLGLVGFRRIEIDRGADGKGFGIKVNGQPVFCRGSVWTNADILRLPGTAEAYAPWLVKVAEANMNMIRIGGTMTYESQDFFRLCDQLGIMVWQDLMFANYDYPAADERFAAHVSREVTELLAGLQGHPSLAVVCGGSEIFQQGAMLGLPERIWSGDLFNETLAHLTATLRPDAAYVANSPCGGAMPFSPNEGITHYYGVGAYQKPLEDARRAEVRFAAECLAFAHVPQQRTLDTHLPVAPVHDPRWKARVPRDRGASWDFEDIRDHYLQDLYGFDPARLRREDGGRYLNFSRAVTAEVVTETYAEWRRTTSSCRGALTWTFQDLSAGPGWGLIDSTGERKSVWYALKRAFRPLQVMLTDEGTNGLDVHVINETAEDEPVTLELVCLRDGRQTVISGKRELTLAARSNQRIPATDLFGAFFDTSYAFRFGPPSHDVSVARLRAADGTLLAEAFHFPLGRAAALHDANFDHKLVQENGAWLLELSSSTLAQSLHLDMEHHCAEDDWFHLAPGLTRRLKLLPRQSADPTHAPAGTISQLGTANLHHFS comes from the coding sequence ATGGCGGCGGGGACGATCTATCTGGGAGCGGATATTCGCCCGCTGGAAATGGGCTGGACCTTGCTGGTTACCGAAGCCGGCCGCTACGCCAATCCGGCGGAGGTCCATCGCCCGGCTGCCCGCATTCCGGCACCGGTCCCCGGAACGGTCGCCGGCGCACTGGCTGATGCAGGCCTGTTCGATCCGGAGCATCCGCACCCTCTGCATGACAAGGACGCCTGGTATTTTCGCTCGCTCGAAGGCGAAAGAGCCGGGCCTGCCCTGCTCCGTTTCGAAGGCCTGGCGACGATTGCCGAAGTCTACCTCAACGGCCAATTGCGGCTGTCATCGGAGAGCATGTTCGAAGCCAATGATCTCGCCATTGAGATCACAGGTCGCGACGATCTGGCAATCTGCTTTCGCGCGCTCACCCCGCATCTCGAAAAACGGGGACCCCGTGCCCGCTGGCGCCCACAGATGATGGACCATCAGGGCCTGCGCCTGACACGGACGACCGTTCTCGGCCACATGCCGGGCTGGTGTCCGGAGATTCATCCTGTCGGCCCCTTCCGGCCGATCTCCCTCATTCGAGCCGGGCAAAACCGGATATCCGACCTCCGCATCGACGCCGATCGCGATGACGAGGGCAACGGCCTTCTGACGGCCAACTTCCGCCTGGAAGGCCACGCAGACAATGTAGCCATCGAATGCTGCGCCCAACGTCTTGAACTCACCCTGTCTGCTGACGGCGGGGTCACCGCCGAATTGCGAATCCCGAACGTTGAAGCCTGGTGGCCGAGGACCCATGGTCATCCTGCCTTGCACGACCTTCGCCTGATCATCGACGGCAGCCCCCATTCCCTAGGCCTGGTCGGCTTTCGCCGCATCGAAATCGACCGGGGGGCAGATGGCAAGGGCTTCGGCATAAAGGTCAACGGCCAGCCTGTCTTCTGTCGCGGCTCAGTCTGGACCAATGCCGATATCCTGCGCCTGCCGGGCACGGCAGAAGCTTACGCACCCTGGCTGGTGAAGGTCGCAGAAGCGAACATGAACATGATCCGCATCGGCGGCACCATGACCTACGAGAGCCAGGATTTCTTCCGCCTTTGCGACCAGCTCGGTATCATGGTCTGGCAGGACCTGATGTTCGCCAACTATGACTATCCGGCGGCAGACGAGCGTTTCGCAGCGCATGTCTCCCGCGAAGTGACCGAACTCCTTGCCGGGCTGCAAGGCCATCCATCGCTGGCCGTCGTCTGCGGTGGCAGCGAAATCTTCCAGCAGGGTGCAATGCTCGGTCTTCCCGAACGGATCTGGAGCGGTGACCTCTTCAACGAGACACTGGCGCACCTGACGGCGACACTCAGACCGGACGCCGCCTATGTCGCGAACTCACCCTGCGGCGGCGCCATGCCTTTTTCGCCGAATGAGGGCATCACCCACTACTATGGCGTCGGCGCTTATCAGAAACCGCTGGAAGACGCCCGCCGCGCCGAAGTCCGCTTTGCCGCCGAATGCCTCGCATTTGCCCATGTCCCGCAACAGCGCACCCTCGACACCCACCTGCCCGTCGCGCCGGTTCACGATCCGCGCTGGAAGGCCCGTGTCCCCCGCGACCGCGGCGCATCCTGGGACTTCGAGGACATCCGCGACCACTATCTGCAGGATCTCTACGGTTTTGATCCGGCGCGCCTGCGCCGCGAGGATGGCGGCCGCTATCTGAATTTCTCGCGCGCGGTGACCGCCGAAGTCGTAACCGAAACCTATGCCGAATGGCGCCGGACGACATCGTCTTGCCGCGGCGCTCTCACATGGACGTTTCAGGATCTCTCGGCCGGGCCGGGTTGGGGTTTGATCGATTCGACCGGCGAGCGCAAATCCGTCTGGTACGCTCTCAAGCGCGCCTTCCGTCCGCTACAGGTAATGCTGACGGACGAAGGTACGAACGGTCTCGATGTCCACGTCATCAACGAAACAGCAGAGGACGAACCGGTCACGCTGGAGCTCGTCTGCCTGCGCGACGGAAGACAGACCGTGATCAGCGGCAAGCGCGAGCTGACACTGGCGGCGCGCAGCAACCAGCGCATCCCTGCAACCGATCTTTTCGGTGCCTTCTTCGACACATCCTATGCCTTCCGTTTCGGTCCACCATCGCATGACGTATCGGTTGCCAGACTGCGAGCTGCGGATGGAACGTTGCTGGCAGAAGCTTTTCATTTTCCGTTGGGCAGGGCTGCGGCTCTGCATGACGCGAACTTCGACCACAAGCTGGTGCAGGAAAATGGTGCATGGCTGTTGGAATTGTCGTCCAGCACTCTAGCCCAATCGCTTCATCTGGACATGGAACACCACTGCGCCGAGGATGACTGGTTCCACCTCGCGCCCGGTTTGACGCGTCGGCTCAAGCTACTGCCGAGACAAAGCGCCGACCCGACACACGCGCCAGCCGGCACGATCAGCCAGCTCGGCACGGCCAACCTGCACCATTTCTCCTGA
- a CDS encoding amino acid--[acyl-carrier-protein] ligase, translated as MDMQVSFLDRLFESGLLIETGVDGLYGRSGRFEDVIAAFERLIDTFGGGDCAEAIRFPPGMNRAYFEKSGYMKSFPQLAGTVHSFCGNDHDHLSLLQCMEEGKDWAKEQKATDIALTPAACYPLYPTIAKRGPLPAEGGLYDLQSYCFRHEPSKDPARQQLFRMREYVCMGTEAHVTTFRQTWMDRGVEMMKAVGLDVELDVANDPFFGRAGRLLANNQRDQNLKFELLIPVTSQTNKTACMSFNYHQDAFGTKWGLNLADGSVAHTACVGFGLERIALALFAQHGLETDQWPENVRKALWG; from the coding sequence ATGGATATGCAGGTAAGCTTTCTGGACCGTCTCTTCGAGAGCGGTCTTCTGATAGAGACGGGTGTTGATGGGCTCTACGGCCGCAGCGGCCGCTTTGAAGACGTGATCGCCGCATTCGAGCGCCTGATCGACACCTTCGGTGGCGGCGACTGCGCCGAGGCCATCCGCTTCCCGCCGGGCATGAACCGCGCCTATTTCGAAAAAAGCGGCTACATGAAGAGCTTCCCGCAGCTCGCCGGCACCGTGCACTCCTTCTGCGGCAACGACCACGACCATCTGAGCCTGCTCCAGTGCATGGAAGAGGGCAAGGACTGGGCCAAGGAACAGAAGGCGACCGATATCGCTCTCACCCCGGCCGCATGCTATCCGCTGTATCCGACAATTGCCAAGCGCGGCCCATTGCCGGCAGAAGGCGGTCTCTACGACCTGCAGTCCTACTGCTTCCGCCATGAGCCGTCCAAGGATCCGGCCCGCCAGCAGCTGTTCCGCATGCGCGAATATGTGTGCATGGGCACGGAAGCCCATGTCACCACCTTCCGTCAGACCTGGATGGATCGCGGCGTCGAGATGATGAAGGCCGTCGGTCTGGACGTCGAACTGGACGTCGCAAACGACCCGTTCTTCGGTAGGGCTGGTCGCCTGCTCGCCAATAATCAGCGCGACCAGAACCTGAAATTCGAACTGCTGATCCCCGTCACCTCGCAGACCAACAAGACTGCCTGCATGAGTTTCAACTACCATCAGGACGCGTTCGGCACGAAATGGGGCCTCAACCTTGCCGACGGCTCGGTCGCCCACACCGCCTGCGTTGGTTTCGGTCTGGAGCGCATCGCTCTGGCGCTCTTTGCCCAGCATGGCCTGGAGACGGATCAATGGCCCGAAAACGTTCGCAAGGCGCTCTGGGGCTGA
- a CDS encoding acyl-CoA dehydrogenase family protein, with translation MDLSTKVADQSLKARATRVAAIAAAYADEVDKAGRFPAEAIDALKSERLMGIQIPVDCGGEGRSTSEIAELCTIIAQACAASAMIFAMHQIKVSSLVSHGVDAGWHRTFMQKICNEQLLLGSATTEGGIGGNLRNSICAIEVDGDRCRLEKDATVISYGKHADAILITSRSHKDAPPTDQVMTAFLKDQYTLEQTHVWDTLGMRGTCSDGFLFKGEAPAEQILPKPFAEIAAQSMLASSHLLWSALWYGIAVDAFTKAQTFVRAAARKAPGTTPPGLVQLAEMSSQLQVIRSNIKAGLGNYEQALSDPDRLSSMGFAVAMNNVKIASSEMILPVIHQALRICGIMGYKNGTPFSLGRHLRDAHSAELMISNDRILGNTSTMLLVHKQETGLLG, from the coding sequence ATGGACCTCTCCACCAAGGTGGCAGACCAGAGTCTCAAGGCTCGCGCCACGCGTGTTGCAGCCATTGCCGCCGCCTATGCCGATGAAGTCGACAAGGCGGGACGCTTTCCAGCCGAAGCCATCGATGCACTGAAATCCGAAAGGCTGATGGGAATCCAGATCCCGGTCGACTGTGGCGGTGAGGGCCGCAGCACTTCCGAGATCGCCGAACTGTGCACCATCATCGCACAGGCTTGCGCCGCCAGCGCGATGATCTTCGCCATGCACCAGATCAAGGTATCCAGCCTCGTCTCCCATGGCGTCGACGCCGGATGGCATCGTACTTTCATGCAGAAGATCTGCAACGAACAACTCCTGCTCGGCTCGGCGACGACCGAGGGCGGGATTGGCGGGAATTTGCGCAATTCCATTTGCGCGATCGAGGTCGATGGCGATCGCTGCCGGCTGGAAAAGGATGCAACCGTCATTTCCTACGGCAAGCACGCCGATGCCATTCTGATCACCTCGCGCAGCCACAAGGATGCGCCGCCGACCGACCAGGTCATGACAGCCTTCCTGAAAGACCAGTATACGCTTGAGCAGACCCATGTCTGGGACACGCTCGGCATGCGCGGCACCTGCTCGGACGGCTTCCTCTTTAAGGGTGAGGCACCTGCCGAACAGATCCTGCCGAAGCCGTTTGCGGAGATCGCTGCCCAATCGATGCTGGCAAGCTCGCATCTGCTGTGGAGCGCTCTCTGGTATGGCATCGCGGTCGATGCCTTCACAAAGGCCCAGACATTCGTCCGCGCCGCCGCCCGCAAGGCGCCCGGCACGACACCTCCGGGCCTCGTGCAGCTTGCGGAAATGTCGAGCCAGTTGCAGGTCATTCGCTCGAACATCAAGGCTGGTCTCGGCAACTATGAGCAGGCTCTGAGCGATCCCGACCGGCTGTCCTCGATGGGCTTCGCCGTTGCGATGAACAACGTCAAGATCGCCTCGTCGGAGATGATCCTGCCGGTCATCCACCAGGCGCTGAGGATCTGCGGCATCATGGGCTACAAGAATGGCACGCCGTTCAGCCTCGGCCGCCACCTGCGCGATGCCCATTCGGCAGAGCTGATGATTTCCAACGACCGCATCCTCGGCAATACGTCGACGATGCTTCTCGTCCACAAACAAGAAACCGGACTTTTGGGGTAA
- a CDS encoding acyl carrier protein, producing the protein MNETIRTLLAKLGGLPVAVDTITDSADLYAVGLSSFASVQLMLGLEETFDMEFPDHLLNRKSFASISAIETTVQSILEDRKVA; encoded by the coding sequence ATGAACGAGACCATTCGCACGCTTCTTGCCAAGCTTGGTGGACTGCCTGTCGCAGTGGACACCATCACCGACAGTGCAGACCTGTATGCCGTCGGCCTCTCCTCTTTTGCTTCCGTACAGCTGATGCTCGGCCTCGAAGAAACCTTCGACATGGAATTCCCCGACCATCTTCTCAACAGAAAGTCCTTCGCCAGTATCTCGGCGATCGAGACAACGGTTCAATCGATCCTCGAGGATAGAAAGGTCGCCTGA
- a CDS encoding DUF1839 family protein, with translation MIAVFPGLDPANYARHALHSSERMWPETNCYVDLWIEVLAAQGLAPEAMLGFTLTQDFEGDQFTFFKVPLEDLEALYDIRVTELAIFDSVETHVGEQIARGRLCLVEMDSYFMPDTQGVGYRNEHGKTTVGINRLDLVGRSMDYFHNGGFFRLQGEDFDGVFQHDLPEGALPFLPYTEFAKFPRQAATIAHQHEVASRLLKRHFIRRPDANPIAAFAEVFPRQVEVVAEKPFGYFHKYAFNTLRQFGANFELLASHLKWLDATSHDTAIAEALKISECAKTAQFQLARAIARRKFEPLATTLDPAIAAWDRLMDDLGTRLG, from the coding sequence ATGATAGCCGTCTTTCCCGGGCTGGATCCGGCAAACTACGCACGACATGCGCTCCATTCGAGCGAGCGCATGTGGCCCGAAACCAATTGCTATGTCGATCTTTGGATCGAGGTGCTCGCTGCACAGGGGCTGGCACCAGAGGCGATGCTCGGCTTCACGCTCACTCAGGACTTCGAAGGCGACCAGTTCACCTTTTTCAAGGTGCCGCTGGAAGACCTCGAGGCGCTCTACGACATCCGCGTCACCGAATTGGCGATCTTCGACAGCGTCGAGACCCATGTTGGCGAGCAGATCGCGCGTGGCCGTCTCTGCCTGGTCGAGATGGACAGCTATTTCATGCCGGACACCCAAGGGGTCGGCTACCGCAACGAGCATGGCAAGACGACCGTCGGCATCAACCGGCTGGATCTAGTCGGCCGATCGATGGACTACTTCCACAATGGCGGCTTTTTTCGCCTGCAAGGCGAGGATTTCGACGGCGTATTCCAACACGATCTGCCGGAAGGAGCCTTGCCGTTCCTGCCTTACACCGAATTCGCCAAGTTCCCCCGGCAGGCAGCCACGATTGCCCATCAGCACGAGGTCGCAAGCCGCCTGTTGAAACGACACTTCATCCGCCGACCGGATGCCAATCCGATTGCAGCTTTTGCTGAAGTCTTCCCGAGACAGGTCGAGGTCGTTGCCGAAAAGCCCTTCGGCTACTTCCACAAATATGCGTTCAACACGCTGCGCCAGTTCGGCGCGAATTTCGAACTGCTGGCCAGCCATCTAAAGTGGCTCGATGCCACCAGTCACGACACGGCGATTGCTGAAGCACTGAAGATCAGCGAATGCGCCAAGACGGCCCAATTCCAACTTGCCCGCGCCATTGCCCGCAGGAAATTCGAACCGCTGGCCACAACCCTTGACCCCGCGATCGCAGCATGGGATCGGCTGATGGATGATCTGGGCACAAGGCTCGGCTGA